One stretch of Macrotis lagotis isolate mMagLag1 chromosome 7, bilby.v1.9.chrom.fasta, whole genome shotgun sequence DNA includes these proteins:
- the PARP12 gene encoding protein mono-ADP-ribosyltransferase PARP12, protein MAQAALAERLTKELCAAGGGLELAELARRLSGRVPEDALTKALPQLDARRFVQLRRGGAGAGAGAGAGAGAGAELRVLVAASAVRLCPAYSTACDGRCGQLHLCRFFLYGTCRFSHTRKTCKYSHKIDSGYNMDILKSYGIEDLDLNELSQLLLQNDPSLLPEICTHYNKGDGQHGSCTFKNTCAKLHLCQYYLQGNCRFGSGCKRSHIFDPTCQEKLRRWGFSATIISKLPSTYRNAFDIKNGSSAVPVTERRDSSDSVLAATPLSTEENDQICLYHIRKTCSFKGKCFKVHFHLPYRWQFLDGNTWKDLEGMEKIEKAYCDPNKKRLLIEVSWNPGVSAISFGDMTCDSKKARRLSTASSVVKPPHFILTTKWLWYWENDDGLWQEYGIKGTERHAADLSSNDVEKAYLSQESPILKFSVGKHNYELNFQAMTQKNLYFGTIRNICRRPKYVSPEDVKMKQACGYKSETPRNIPSYWDMSALPDQGFKLIQLSPSSEEYLRVKEQFCRTMPTHAIHKIERIQNPSLWEVYQWQKVQIKKSNGGQEVDEKFLFHGTSPEFVDAICHQNFDWRICGLHGTSYGKGSYFARDAAYSHHYSQSSLKIKPMFLARVLVGQFTRGCPSYLRPPAKEGQSNVFYNSCVNSLSNPSIFVVFEKHQIYPEYLIWY, encoded by the exons ATGGCCCAGGCGGCGCTGGCCGAGCGCCTCACCAAGGAGCTGTGCGCGGCGGGGGGCGGCCTGGAGCTGGCCGAGCTGGCGCGGCGGCTGTCGGGCCGCGTGCCCGAGGATGCCCTGACGAAGGCGCTGCCGCAGCTGGACGCGCGGCGCTTCGTGCAGCTGCggcgcggcggggccggggccggggccggggccggggccggggccggggccggggccgagcTGCGCGTGCTGGTGGCCGCCAGCGCCGTCCGGCTGTGCCCGGCCTACTCCACCGCCTGCGACGGCCGCTGCGGGCAGCTGCACCTCTGCAGGTTCTTCCTCTACGGCACCTGCAGATTCTCCCACACCCG GAAAACATGTAAATATAGCCATAAAATTGATTCTGGATACAACATGGATATCTTGAAAAGCTATGGAATCGAGGACCTAGACTTGAACGAATTAAGTCAGCTTTTGCTTCAGAATGATCCTTCACTCTTGCCTGAG ATCTGCACACACTATAATAAAGGAGATGGGCAACATGGTTCTTGTACCTTTAAAAATACTTGTGCCAAACTCCACCTTTGCCAGTACTACTTGCAGGGAAACTGCAGGTTTGGCAGTGGCTGCAAGCGGTCCCATATCTTTGACCCCACCTGTCAGGAGAAGTTGAGAAGGTGGGGGTTTAGTGCCACTATAATCAGCAAGTTGCCTTCCACTTACAGAAATGCTTTTGACATAAAAAATGGAAGCTCAGCAGTACCTGTAACAG AAAGAAGAGATAGCAGTGACTCTGTTCTTGCTGCCACCCCTCTTAGCACTGAGGAGAACGATCAGATCTGCTTGTATCACATCAGGAAGACGTGCAGCTTTAAGG gtaaGTGTTTTAAGGTCCATTTTCATTTGCCATATAGATGGCAGTTCCTTGATGGGAACACGTGGAAGGATTTGGAAGGAATGGAGAAGATTGAAAAGGCATATTGCGACCCCAATAAAAAACG TTTGCTTATTGAGGTTTCCTGGAACCCTGGGGTATCTGCTATATCTTTTGGTGACATGACTTGTGACTCTAAAAAAGCTCGTCGCCTCTCCACGGCCTCTTCTGTTGTCAAACCTCCACACTTCATCCTCACAACCAAATGGCTTTGGTATTGGGAAAATGATGATGGTTTGTGGCAGGAGTATGGTATAAAG GGCACTGAACGCCATGCAGCTGATCTTAGCAGTAATGATGTGGAGAAGGCCTACTTGAGCCAGGAGTCACCTATCCTGAAGTTCTCAGTTGGAAAGCACAACTATGAGTTGAATTTCCAAG ccATGACTCAGAAAAACTTGTATTTTGGCACTATCAGAAACATTTGTCGGAGACCGAAATATGTCTCTCCTGAGGATGTGAAGATGAAGCAGGCTTG TGGTTACAAATCAGAGACTCCAAGGAATATTCCATCTTACTGGGATATGTCTGCATTGCCTGACCAGGGATTTAAG CTAATTCAACTTTCCCCTTCCTCTGAAGAGTATCTGAGGGTCAAAGAGCAGTTTTGTCGTACAATGCCTACACACGCCATTCATAAGATCGAGAGGATCCAGAACCCATCACTCTGGGAAGTGTATCAGTG GCAGAAAGTACAGATAAAGAAGAGTAATGGAGGACAGGAAGTCGATGAGAAATTTCTGTTTCATGGCACTAGCCCTGAGTTTGTCGATGCCATCTGCCATCAGAATTTCGACTGGAGGATCTGTGGTCTTCATGGAACCAGCTATGGCAAAG GAAGCTACTTTGCCCGGGATGCTGCTTATTCCCACCACTACAGCCAGTCTTCCCTGAAAATCAAGCCTATGTTCTTGGCCCGGGTTCTGGTAGGACAGTTTACCAGGGGCTGTCCTTCTTATCTGCGACCTCCTGCCAAAGAAGGTCAAAGCAATGTCTTCTACAACAGCTGCGTGAACAGTCTGAGCAATCCTTCCATCTTTGTGGTCTTTGAGAAGCACCAGATTTATCCAGAATATCTCATTTGGTACTGA